One window of the Lysobacter sp. S4-A87 genome contains the following:
- a CDS encoding tetratricopeptide repeat protein, whose product MHHYGMRDVEKLLRLPRSAIRSLVTAGFVTPTRGPRNAWLFSFQDLIVLRTAQALAAANVPQRRILRSLKELRSRLPEQMPLSGLSIGAIADHVVVREGGSRWHAESGQYLLAFEGDPAKGALRVIEPVATVPPLEADVGEDSQTSEASGVEASVRAYQRAIAADPARQDARINLGRLLHELGRFDEAEQVYRDAVATGGSDPLLFYNLGVLLDDMDRKHEAIQAYEAALQEDPALADCHYNLALLHEALEQPRQAIRHMSQYRRLTSSRD is encoded by the coding sequence ATGCACCACTACGGCATGCGCGACGTCGAAAAGCTGCTCCGCCTGCCCCGCAGTGCCATCCGATCGCTGGTCACGGCCGGGTTTGTCACGCCCACCCGGGGCCCGCGCAATGCCTGGCTGTTCTCGTTCCAGGACCTGATCGTGCTGCGCACCGCGCAGGCACTGGCGGCGGCCAACGTGCCGCAGCGACGGATCCTGCGCTCGCTCAAGGAACTGCGCAGCCGCCTGCCCGAGCAGATGCCGCTGTCGGGGCTGAGCATCGGTGCCATCGCCGACCACGTCGTCGTGCGCGAAGGTGGCAGCCGCTGGCACGCCGAGTCGGGCCAGTACCTGCTCGCCTTCGAAGGCGATCCGGCAAAGGGTGCATTGCGGGTGATCGAGCCGGTGGCCACGGTGCCGCCACTGGAAGCCGACGTCGGGGAAGACAGCCAAACCTCCGAGGCGAGCGGTGTCGAGGCTTCGGTCCGCGCCTATCAGCGCGCCATCGCCGCCGACCCCGCCCGGCAGGATGCGCGGATCAACCTGGGACGGCTGCTGCATGAGCTGGGTCGGTTCGACGAAGCCGAACAGGTCTACCGTGACGCGGTCGCCACCGGTGGCAGCGATCCGCTGCTGTTCTACAACCTGGGCGTGCTGCTCGATGACATGGACCGCAAGCACGAAGCGATCCAGGCCTACGAAGCCGCGCTGCAGGAAGATCCGGCCCTGGCCGACTGCCACTACAACCTGGCCCTGCTCCACGAAGCACTCGAGCAGCCAAGGCAGGCCATCCGCCACATGTCGCAGTACCGTCGCCTGACGTCCTCCCGCGACTAG